The following nucleotide sequence is from Paenibacillus andongensis.
TTACCATGATCAACAGAGGAGTAGCCCCCTTTTACTTTGCTTGGCCCTTGGAGCTTTCCCTAACGGATGAACAGGGAGCCATCGTGTCCCAAATGCGGACAATAGATATTCGCGAATGGCTTCCAGGAGAAAAAGATGTAACGGGCACATTGTCAATTCCTAAGAACCTTGCGCCTGGAAACTATAAGGTCAACGCTGCGATCCTTAATCCGCAAACTGGCAAACCAGAAGTGGACTTCGCTAACGACGGCAGGAGAAGCGACGGTCGTTATTCGCTTGGAACAGTTAGGGTACTTGATTAACAGCATTCAAGTCAAATTGTCTAGTAACACTGGATCCTATAAGCAAAGATTTCATTATAGCAAAAACCCGGCTACACCGTCCTTAAACGAGCGTGCTTGCAAAGATGCGGGGGAAATTGTTGTACGTTGTACAACTTCCCTTCCTAATTCACTAATTCCTTTATAAATAAATACACAAATAAGTGAACAATTAAACAAGTAAATCAACTCAGCGACATCCTTAATTGGTCACGCTAAATAGGGGGTAAGCTTCGCCGCCCCCCTTAATCCAAAACATACAAACCAAAAAAATCCTTCGACTCAGGGAATCCATCCCTGTCGCCGAAGGCTTTTCGTTTTAACCCAGCACCACGCGGTCATCCGACAGCTTGTTGCCGCTGATGTGCTCGAACTCACCGAGCAGCTGCTCCACGGTGAGGTCCTTCTTCCGTTCCTCGCTCACATCAAGGATGATGCGCCCTTTGTCCATCATAATCAGGCGGTTGCCGAGACGAATCGCCTGCTCCATGTTGTGCGTGACCATCAAAGTGGTCAGCTTCATCTCGCGCACGATTTCCTCTGTCAATCGTGTGATGAGCTCCGCGCGCGAAGGATCCAGCGCGGCGGTGTGCTCATCAAGCAGCAAAATCTGCGGCTTGGTGAACGTAGCCATCAGCAAGCTGAGGGCTTGACGCTCTCCGCCGGAGAGCAGGCCCACCTTCGCGCGCAGACGGCCCTCCAGGCCGATGCCGAGGCGCTGCAGCTGTTCCAGGAACAGCGCGCGCTTACGCGCGGTGACGCCGAAGCTTAGCCCGCGCTTCTTGCCGCGGGCATACGCCATGGCGAGATTCTCCTCGATCGTCATTCGAGGAGCGGTCCCCGCCATGGGATCTTGAAAGACGCGGCCGACCCAGCGGCTGCGCTCGTATTCCGGCAGGTGGTGAATGACCTCGCCGCCGATTCGCACTTCGCCGGCATCCGGCGTCATGACGCCGGAAATGATGTTCATCAGCGTCGATTTACCGGCGCCGTTACTGCCAATGACCGTGACGAAGTCACCGGGCTTGAGATTCAAGTTAATACCGATTAGCGCGATTTTCTCATCCGCTGAACCGGGGTTAAATAGCTTAGAAACGTTCGAGAGCTGAAGCATTAACGATCACCTCCCTTGTTCATTTTCACAGCAAGGGCGATGAGTTCAGCCGAACGCCTTTTCGCTGTTGCTTTTTGCTTAATGGCCCGCTGCACGGAAGGTAGAACAAGCGCGATAATAACAATAATCGCGGTAATAAGCTTCAAGTCTGATGCTTTGAGCCATTCGACGCGCAGGGCCAATGCGACAACAATACGGTACACGATGGAACCGAGTACAGCAGCCAGCGTCGCTTGAAAAACCGTCCGAGCGCCAAAAATCGCTTCCCCAATAATAACGGAAGCCAGTCCAATGACGATCATCCCGATCCCCATCGAGATGTCGGCAAAGCCAGACTGCTGCGCGATGAGAGCTCCAGATAGTGCCACTAATCCGTTCGATAAGCTAACGCCTAGAATCGTAGTATTGTCGGTGTTTGCGCCGAAGCTGCGGATCATTCGCGCATTATCACCCGTTGCTCGCAGAGCAAGTCCCAAGTCAGTATGCAGGAACGCATCTAACAGCAATTTGAATACGACAACGATAATAAGCACTACCGTAATCGGCGACACGGAAGTGAATATTGTATCGACATTGAGAAGTGAAATGTTCGGCTTGCCCATAATGCGCATATTAATGGAATACAAGGCAATCATCATGAGAATCCCTGATAGAAGTCCATTAATTTTACCCTTCGTATGAAGCAGTCCCGTACAAGCTCCCGCCAAAAGCCCGCCTGCAAAAGCAGCCAAACAAGCTAGCACCGGCGAATAGCCATGAGCAATCATGATAGCTGCAACAGCGCCGCCCGTTGTAAAACTCCCGTCCACCGTTAGATCGGGGAAATCGAGAATGCGAAACGTGATATAAACACCAAGCGCCATCAATGCATAGAGAAGACCTAGCTCGACGGCACCATTCATTGAATCCATCATGTGAATAACCTCCTACTTTGAAAAAAAGGGGTGAACGAAAGCGACGTTCACCCCTTTTGTGTCTGAATCCTTACTGAATGATGTTTTTCTCTTTATCTTTTACTGCATTTTTCATAGCGTCTGTTACATCAATTCCTTGAGCTTTTGCTGCTTTCAAGTTTAAGATCAGATCCATCTTTTCAGGAACAGTTACTTTCATGTCTGCCGGTTTTTTACCATTCTTGAGAATGTCGACAGCCATTTGGCCAACTTGGTAGCCATGATCATAATATTTGAAGCCAACTGTTGCAAAAGCACCTTTTTCTACGGTATCTCGGTCACTAGAGAAGAACGGAATATGTTTATCATTTGCAATTTGAATAATACCATCCACACCGCTTACGACTGTGTTATCAAGTGTAATCAAGAAAGCATCCGCGCGCCCAACAAGGGATTGCGCAGCTTGTTTGACCTCAGACGTATTGGTAACCGGCGCTTTAATCAGCTTAATACCATGCTTCGTTAAGGTTTGCTCGGCATTTTTGGCCATGATAACAGCGTTAGGCTCTCCTTCGTTAATAACAAGACCAACTGTTTTCACTTTAGGCATGTTCGCAGCAACGAAATCCATTAATTGCGCAACAGCCATTGGGTTCGTGTCCGAAGCTCCGGAAACATTACCGCCCGGCTTGTCCACATTGCTAACAATTTTGGCTGCAAGCGGGTCTGTAACAGCCGCGAACAGAATTGGAGATTTCTTCACTTGCTGTACAAGCGCTTGTGCAGATGGTGTTGCGATACCAAGTACCAAATCGTAGTCGGCGGAAGCAATTTTTTGAGCAATGGATAAGTTATTCGGTTGATCGCCTTGCGCATTGTTGAAATCAACTTTCAAGTTGGTACCTTCGACGATACCGCCATCTTTAAGCGCTGCCAAGAATCCTTGACGTGTTGCATCTAGGGACGGATGTTCAACAATTTGTGAAATCGCTACTTTATAAGACTTTTGCGCGGCAGCTGTTGCTGCCGGAGCTGTTGAAGCCGCAGCGCTTGCTGCCGGAGACGGAGCCGCCTTCTGTCCACAACCTGCTACGACCATAAGAGCTGCTGATAATACGAATGATACGAGTGCTTTCTTTTTCAACATAATTACCCCTCTCTAAGTTCCCATTTATCGCTTGGACTCATTGCTCACTCACCACTTTAACGCTTTTGCGGGACAAAGTTTGAGGATATGAAATACCCAAGACTCCATATTAATTAACCATAGTTTAAAGGGCTCGTGGGTTTCCGTCAATTGTTTTATCCTCATTTATATGTTTTCTGTAAGCATCTGGAGAAAATTGTTCAGGACTGCCTAGGAAGATAAAAGTCACGAAGCAATTCGTCCATCACCCGATTCGTTCGCGCCGCAGTCCGACCGTTACTAGGGCTTTTACCAATCCCCCGCAGCTCGTTAACCACTGATTGAATAAGAGGCTGTTGCACATGAGCCGGATACGGAACCGCATACTCCTCGATCTGACCATTTGCCAACTCCAAGCGAATATCATCACTAAACGTCGAAAACGAAATTTTACCTAGATTCCCAGTAATTTCAGTTATGTCACTGCGCTTGAACGCATTGAAACTCCAAATCCCAGTACCCATAACACCAGACTCAAAAGCATAGGTCGTTGTTACGATATCTTCGACTTGATACTGCGCTGACTGATTTCTGGCAAAACCTTTTACTTCGCCAATTGGACCAAGTAAATAATCAAGAATATCCAGCGTATGACTCGCCAAATCAACGAACAAACCGCCTCCGGAAATCTCCGGCCGTATGCGCCACGGCTGCTCCTGTCCATCATCTTCCCTCAAGGTTTGGAGAAAAGTCGTCTGCACAAATCGGACTTCACCAATGATACCGCTGTCAAGCAAACTCTTGATCTCAACAAATTTCGCCAAGCCTCTGCGATAATAGGCCACGAATAAGGGCACCTTTACTTCTTCACAAGCTGCAATCATGTCCAAACATTCCGCATGATTCCTCGCCATCGGCTTTTCCACATAGACAGGCTTTCCCGCCCGTGCCGCCAGCAGCGTATATTCCCGATGAAAACCTGGCGGTGTCGCGACATAAATCGCATTGACATTCGGATCGTTTACCAGCGCTTCCGCATCATCGTACCATGCAGCAACTCCGTGCCTTTTGGCATAATCTTCAGCTAGCGCACCACTTCTTCTCATCACAGCGACAAGCTCAGAACCCTCCGCCTTCTGTAAGGCAGGCCCGCTCTTGACCTCCGTCACATCCCCACAACCAATAATACCCCATCGTACCTTATCCACTTTCCCAAACCTCCCATCAGGTCACAGTGATACAAGATTTTATCCTACATATTCGACATCAGATCGCCTCCTCCTTTGACCTTTTCTTATAAAAGCGGCTGACAACATGAATGGTCCAATACTTTTATGATAAATTGGTACTTCTTCTGTACCACCAGAATGGCTATAATTTATGAAAAACGAATTAGGAAGGTGAAAATATGTACATTCCATCACACTTCGAAATAAATGACGACTTGATTACTTACGATATTATCGAGAAAAATGGTTTTGCCACACTGATTTCTCAACATCAAGGCGTTCCATTCGCAACTCACCTACCCTTATCATTGGATAAAAATAGAGAATACTTATTTGGACATTTTGCACGCCCTAATCCGCAATGGAACGATATCGAAAAGCAAGAGGTCTTAGCGATTTTTCATGGTCCGCATTGCTATATCTCTCCCTCTTGGTATGAAACATCTACTGCAGTTCCCACTTGGAATTATGCAGCCGTTCATGTATATGGCCAGGTTGAGCTTGTAAACGATACACAAGAAGTGTTGAATTCGTTAACTGATTTGGTTTTAAAATATGAAGAACCGGGCAGTTCCTATCAATTAGATCAGGTAGATGCTAGTTATTTAGCAGGCTTGAGTAAAGGTATTCAAGGATTTCGAATCAAAATTACTCGTATCGAAGGTAAGGCGAAATTGAGTCAAAACAATCCAGCAGAGCGCCAAAAGCTTGTTATTCAGCAGTTAGAAAATAGGACTGGTGAAGATGAACGTAAGATTGCCTCTCTTATGAGAGAAAATCTTAAATCTTGAACCTTCTCTCATTTTATCGTGTACAGACGATTAAATAAGGACTCCTTTCTCTCTCTTCCTTTCTTTCTTTCTCTCCCTCTTTCCGAGCTATAAAAAAGCGTTTCAAATCCCTGCACACCAGGGTTTGAAACGCTTTTCGCATTCTTGGCTCATCCTATTTTACGAATGAACCTCCGCAGTTGCCACAGACTCCAGCTGTGAGTGATCCGAAGATGTCATTTCGTGAAGCTGCAGCTGCTGCGTAGCAAACTCGCGGTACATCTCATGGGACTCCAGCAATTGCTGGTGTGTACCACTGCCCGTCACGACGCCTTTGTCCAGAAAGATAATTTGGTCGGCATCTACGACCGTCGATAAGCGATGCGCAATCACCAACGTGGTGCGTCCCTGCATCAAATTTTGCAGAGCCTGCTGCACAACAACCTCCGATTTACTGTCCAGACTCGATGTCGCTTCGTCCAGCATCAGTATCTTCGGATCCCGCAGCAAGGCTCGCGCAATGGCGATCCGCTGCCGCTGTCCACCAGATAGCTTGATCCCTCGCTCACCGACTTCCGTATCATACTTATCCGGCAGGTCCTCGATAAAGTCGTCGGCATACGCCATCCGCGAAGCCCGCTTTAACTCCTCCAGCGTCACTTCATGCTGCAAGCCGTAACAGATATTGTCCCGAATCGTGCCTGCTATGAGCGGACTCTCCTGCGAAACATAACCAATCTGACTCCTCCAAGAAATAAGCGAGAATTGATCAATACGGTCTGCACCCAGCGTGACTGAACCCTTTTGCGGCGCATAAAATCTTTCCAAAAGAGAGAACATCGTCGTCTTCCCGCTGCCGCTCGGTCCTACAATTGCCGTTACCTTGCCCGCTTCCATGGTGAAGCTGACATTTTTCAGAACAGACTCTCCTTCTTTGTAGCTGAAAGATACCTGATCGAAGTGAATCGACTGCGAGGCATTCGTGACAGGTACTCCAGCATGCGGATTCTCTTCTTCGTAATCAAGTACCTTGAGGATCGTGTCGGTCGCCCCCATCGCCTTCTGTACCTGATTGAAAAACTGCGTAATTTGCGTAATCGGCGCAACAATTTGGAACAAATACAGCATGAAAGCAACGAGCTGACCAGCTGAGATAGCCCCCGAGGCAACCTGCATGCCGCCATACCCGAAAAGCACGACAAACAGCATGAGCATGACAAAGGTGACAAGTGGCGCCATTAATGCTTGAATCCGACCTTCTTTGAGCCCGAATTTGAAAAGTCTTTGAATCCCTGCGGCACCTTCTTTATACTCAACAGGCTCAGCATTTGCAGCTTTCACTAAGCGCATTTCCGATAGCACGCGATTTAGCACGGAAGTGAAGCCAGCTGTCTCAGCTTGCATGCCCTTGGATATTTTAAACGCTTGCCGCCCCAGCGGAAAAAGAATGATGAAGGCTATCGGGAATACGCTGAACATGATAAGCGTCATTTTCCAATCCATAAACAGAAGCACCACAATAGATCCAATGATCGAGATGATCCCTGTGACGAAACCAGCCATATGCTCGGCAATGAGTCCCTTAATAACCGCAGTATCATTCGTCATCCGAGAGATAGTATCTCCCGTCTGATGGCTGTCATAGTATCTAACCGGCAGCACGAGCAGCTTCTTCCACAAACGATCCCGAATGCCGGCCACAACTCGCTGTCCAGCAAAGTTCAGTAGGTACACCGAAATCCCGGAAGCTATAGCCGATGCAACAAAAGCGATCGCCATACCGCTAATCTGTCCCCAATTCAAGGAACTAATGGAGAAGCTGTCAACGACGTTCTTCGTAAATAGTGGAATGACCAACCCCACCACTGTTGAAATAATACTTAACCCTAGCGCTATACTTAATACGAGCTTAGGCGGGTTAGCCTGTGCGAGCAAACGAGCGAACCCGCGCCAGTTGCTCTTAACCTTAGGCTCTTCTTTCCTTGTAAATGCCATCTATCTCTACTCCTTTACCGATTGGATGTTCATCCGTCTCTCTGGTATGATTGCTTACTTAGGTATCATACACTTCTATTTTAAACGGAATATAAACAAATCCCATCGGCCTTCAGGCGGAGAAGCAGCCTCCTATTTCTTTGTCCTCTCGCGATAGTACGCCACGGTCTCGGTAAGCGCTGTACGCAGCGGCGTAGGTCCCGCTTCTCCGCCAAAACGCTGTACAAACTTCCGGCTATCCACGACGAAAGGCTGCTCAAACTGATACAGCATCTCGACAACCTCCTTGGCCGCCGGAATGAATAGACCACCGAGGCGGAGCATCCCACGGCCCATCGTGCCAATGCGAGGAGAGTGCCCGGCAACCTCGTAGGCTAGTTCCGCGAATCGCCGAGCGCTTATGGTCTCTGCATTTGGCACGTGCCACACCTGACCGAAGGCATCTTCATGCTCACTCAGGGTCACGAGGGCTCGTCCGAAGTCGTCTATATATGTAAAGGTATGCAGCGCATCAGGGTTCCCAAGCAGTGAAATCGACTTCCCAGCCGCTACCGGTGTGAAAAAGCGCGAACCAACGGACGAGTTTTCTACCTGCGGTCCAAAGAAATCTGACCCTCTGCCGATTGTTACTCTCACATTCCCTTTTTGGTGTAAATCCAACAGCTCGCGAGCAACTTCAGCCCTTACCTTGCCTTTACGCGTGGAAGCCTTATAAGGCAGTCCTTCATGCATCGCCCCTTTAACTTCGCCGTACATATAGAGGTTATCCCCCATGATTAGATTCGACTTATGATGGGCA
It contains:
- a CDS encoding FMN-binding negative transcriptional regulator, which produces MYIPSHFEINDDLITYDIIEKNGFATLISQHQGVPFATHLPLSLDKNREYLFGHFARPNPQWNDIEKQEVLAIFHGPHCYISPSWYETSTAVPTWNYAAVHVYGQVELVNDTQEVLNSLTDLVLKYEEPGSSYQLDQVDASYLAGLSKGIQGFRIKITRIEGKAKLSQNNPAERQKLVIQQLENRTGEDERKIASLMRENLKS
- a CDS encoding Gfo/Idh/MocA family protein, with the translated sequence MDKVRWGIIGCGDVTEVKSGPALQKAEGSELVAVMRRSGALAEDYAKRHGVAAWYDDAEALVNDPNVNAIYVATPPGFHREYTLLAARAGKPVYVEKPMARNHAECLDMIAACEEVKVPLFVAYYRRGLAKFVEIKSLLDSGIIGEVRFVQTTFLQTLREDDGQEQPWRIRPEISGGGLFVDLASHTLDILDYLLGPIGEVKGFARNQSAQYQVEDIVTTTYAFESGVMGTGIWSFNAFKRSDITEITGNLGKISFSTFSDDIRLELANGQIEEYAVPYPAHVQQPLIQSVVNELRGIGKSPSNGRTAARTNRVMDELLRDFYLPRQS
- a CDS encoding NAD-dependent epimerase/dehydratase family protein — its product is MEVILGAGPLGRAVMKELLKRGKKVRMVNSSGRASVPDGVEVMQADLMSESGALTALKGAKNVFQCAAPPYNKWDGLFQRLMSHITKAAAHHKSNLIMGDNLYMYGEVKGAMHEGLPYKASTRKGKVRAEVARELLDLHQKGNVRVTIGRGSDFFGPQVENSSVGSRFFTPVAAGKSISLLGNPDALHTFTYIDDFGRALVTLSEHEDAFGQVWHVPNAETISARRFAELAYEVAGHSPRIGTMGRGMLRLGGLFIPAAKEVVEMLYQFEQPFVVDSRKFVQRFGGEAGPTPLRTALTETVAYYRERTKK
- a CDS encoding ABC transporter ATP-binding protein, with protein sequence MLQLSNVSKLFNPGSADEKIALIGINLNLKPGDFVTVIGSNGAGKSTLMNIISGVMTPDAGEVRIGGEVIHHLPEYERSRWVGRVFQDPMAGTAPRMTIEENLAMAYARGKKRGLSFGVTARKRALFLEQLQRLGIGLEGRLRAKVGLLSGGERQALSLLMATFTKPQILLLDEHTAALDPSRAELITRLTEEIVREMKLTTLMVTHNMEQAIRLGNRLIMMDKGRIILDVSEERKKDLTVEQLLGEFEHISGNKLSDDRVVLG
- a CDS encoding ABC transporter permease gives rise to the protein MMDSMNGAVELGLLYALMALGVYITFRILDFPDLTVDGSFTTGGAVAAIMIAHGYSPVLACLAAFAGGLLAGACTGLLHTKGKINGLLSGILMMIALYSINMRIMGKPNISLLNVDTIFTSVSPITVVLIIVVVFKLLLDAFLHTDLGLALRATGDNARMIRSFGANTDNTTILGVSLSNGLVALSGALIAQQSGFADISMGIGMIVIGLASVIIGEAIFGARTVFQATLAAVLGSIVYRIVVALALRVEWLKASDLKLITAIIVIIALVLPSVQRAIKQKATAKRRSAELIALAVKMNKGGDR
- a CDS encoding ABC transporter ATP-binding protein translates to MAFTRKEEPKVKSNWRGFARLLAQANPPKLVLSIALGLSIISTVVGLVIPLFTKNVVDSFSISSLNWGQISGMAIAFVASAIASGISVYLLNFAGQRVVAGIRDRLWKKLLVLPVRYYDSHQTGDTISRMTNDTAVIKGLIAEHMAGFVTGIISIIGSIVVLLFMDWKMTLIMFSVFPIAFIILFPLGRQAFKISKGMQAETAGFTSVLNRVLSEMRLVKAANAEPVEYKEGAAGIQRLFKFGLKEGRIQALMAPLVTFVMLMLFVVLFGYGGMQVASGAISAGQLVAFMLYLFQIVAPITQITQFFNQVQKAMGATDTILKVLDYEEENPHAGVPVTNASQSIHFDQVSFSYKEGESVLKNVSFTMEAGKVTAIVGPSGSGKTTMFSLLERFYAPQKGSVTLGADRIDQFSLISWRSQIGYVSQESPLIAGTIRDNICYGLQHEVTLEELKRASRMAYADDFIEDLPDKYDTEVGERGIKLSGGQRQRIAIARALLRDPKILMLDEATSSLDSKSEVVVQQALQNLMQGRTTLVIAHRLSTVVDADQIIFLDKGVVTGSGTHQQLLESHEMYREFATQQLQLHEMTSSDHSQLESVATAEVHS
- a CDS encoding ABC transporter substrate-binding protein, whose protein sequence is MLKKKALVSFVLSAALMVVAGCGQKAAPSPAASAAASTAPAATAAAQKSYKVAISQIVEHPSLDATRQGFLAALKDGGIVEGTNLKVDFNNAQGDQPNNLSIAQKIASADYDLVLGIATPSAQALVQQVKKSPILFAAVTDPLAAKIVSNVDKPGGNVSGASDTNPMAVAQLMDFVAANMPKVKTVGLVINEGEPNAVIMAKNAEQTLTKHGIKLIKAPVTNTSEVKQAAQSLVGRADAFLITLDNTVVSGVDGIIQIANDKHIPFFSSDRDTVEKGAFATVGFKYYDHGYQVGQMAVDILKNGKKPADMKVTVPEKMDLILNLKAAKAQGIDVTDAMKNAVKDKEKNIIQ